Genomic segment of Qingrenia yutianensis:
GAAATATAAGTATAAGTTTTAACATCATTATCGCTCCATTTCATTTTCCCGTTGCCTGCGCCATTTATCAAGCAGTTTCAAGATAATTTCCTCCATTTTTGCTTTTGAATAGCTTTTCGGGAAGTATTTTTTTAGTTTGTCCTCGCCAAGCGTAATTTTAACCGTTTCGGGTTTCTGCTCCATCATAATACTGTCAATTACAGCATTGCTTAAATTTCCGTCCTGATGAAATTTTCGCATTTTCCGTGCCTGTGCGATAGAGGGAGAGGTTTCCTCTTTTTCAATAGACTGCATAACCGCCGCTTGCTCTTTCGAGCCGAGATAAGATATTTCAACGGCGGCATTCATTGCAATTTGGTTGTTATCCACCATATCCAAAATGGGGTCTATGAGATTTGTTAAGCGTATATATCGGAATATCTGATTTTTACTTTCGCCTACTTCTTTTGAAAATTCCTCACTTGAAGTGGCTTCGTTAAAATTATTCCCAATTTGGGAATAATTCTTTTCCGGTCTGCCAGCCTTTCTTTTCATTGCTTCCAGCTTCATTTGATAGGCAAACGCTTTCTCGCTCGGCAAGATGTGTTCCCGTTGCAGATTACTGTCTACAAGCAAAATTGTAGCAGTATCATCATCAAGGTTTTTTATCACAACAGGAATATCGGTTATTCCGGCAAGCTCACACGCTTTCACTCTGCGATGTCCCGAAAGTATCTCATAACCGCCGTCTTTATGCGGTCTTGCAATTACGGGTGTGAGTACGCCGCATTGCTTGATACTTTCCACAAGTGCGTCCATATCTTCATCAAGTTTAACCTTGAACGGCTGCTCCGTAAACGGTTTTAATTCGGATATGGGAACAGGCTTTATTTCTTCGGTGTTTCGCTGTTCCTCGCTCTGAAAAATACTATCGTATGATTTCAGACTTATGTTTAGTCCGTTGCTCATTGTTCATAACCTCCCTTGTAAGATTTC
This window contains:
- a CDS encoding ParB/RepB/Spo0J family partition protein, encoding MSNGLNISLKSYDSIFQSEEQRNTEEIKPVPISELKPFTEQPFKVKLDEDMDALVESIKQCGVLTPVIARPHKDGGYEILSGHRRVKACELAGITDIPVVIKNLDDDTATILLVDSNLQREHILPSEKAFAYQMKLEAMKRKAGRPEKNYSQIGNNFNEATSSEEFSKEVGESKNQIFRYIRLTNLIDPILDMVDNNQIAMNAAVEISYLGSKEQAAVMQSIEKEETSPSIAQARKMRKFHQDGNLSNAVIDSIMMEQKPETVKITLGEDKLKKYFPKSYSKAKMEEIILKLLDKWRRQRENEMER